AACTCCAATAACATAGCATAAAGATCTATATTGACCTACAAGTCAATTTATTAGGTTTATCAAGTTAACCAAAGCACTCTAGTACTTAATTTACACCACCACACTTGTGTAATAAAGGATAACAATAGGTTTCAGACCTATTAAGTACCTGTACAAAATACACATCGCTAGCGGCGTAAAACCTGTTAGATGAGTATGTTCATGGATATAGCTAACTATCGACAAATATATATGGGTATGTGTACTAAATTATCCAACTTACCCACATAGTATGTGTGTATGTGTGTCAATAAGtctctaaaatttaaaaaaccaCTAATTTCTCTtaaatttgatttaatttttgaaatttgaaattacaTCTACTAAAACTAAAACAACACCTAAAGTTAGTAAGATGAATACATGTCTAGAAATCAAGGCAATGACTTTGAGTTATATGCTAGCTAGGAACCCAATTCGTGTTGCTCTATAGTACCCTACATCCCTTATCCTCTCTATTTCTGGTTACAGGAACCAACTTGAGTTATATGCTAGGAGTGTAAGAAAAGTAATTTCACATGTGCATCATTCTCAAGcctaattgaaaaataatagatCTTCTTCACgacaaataatataattttctaAAATCTATACAAAATTGTGTGGTTATCATGCATCTTAGTAAGAGAGTTAGGGATAAATAAACTTACCAACAATCTTCTTGTGGACTCtccaaacaaaataaagacaTGGTAGAAGCAATCCACAAATTGAAGCAATGGTGATATAAATTATAATCCTTCGTTCACGCCTGTGTTCAGTCCCTTCAAATTTTAATGTaacagaaaaaaataaaaagtgaatAAAGTTAGATCCAAGAAGAGACCAAGAATATTCAAATGGGAAGATTAATGAGCAAACCATGGTTGGCTAGCATTTAACTTCGATAAAGCATTTACCTAACATCGAAGTAGGCATCCGAATATAAAGATCTTGACCACCATCATCAAAGTGTCTTATATCAATTAGATCGCCAAACCACATGACACAGCCACTACCTCCACCATTTATGTTTGAATTTGTGTAAGCCATACAAGAGCAATTATTCAAGCACTTGTCTCTGCATTCCTCAAGACCCATAGTCTCATTCAACGATGCATGTGCTGTATCCGGAACTTTAAGGCCACCAAATTTGATAAACCCATCTTTTTGCGTCCCATTGTTGCAGCTTAATGGTTTATCTCGGACACACCCTCCACTCCAATCGGTTAATGTCCATGCTTGTGGTGACTTTGGACTGAACCCCTTGATACATTGGCACATTTGTCCTCTTTTAATTATGCAATTCCCATAGGCTCCACAAAGACCATAAGTGTCACACTTGTCTTTAGGAAATGACCGATATGTCCTCCAAATTTGATCTTGTTCAACCCACACATAGCGAAACACAGTGGCTTGGTTCAACACTATAATTGAGATGACCGGGTTGGTTGTGTTGTAGCTATACCTGTAGAAACTCTCATCTTTGTTGGTGACAAACTCATAGCGATTTTGGAGAGGATCAGTAGAAGTTGTAAGGTATCTTATTTCTGGCACTCCACTAGGATTTTGGCCATTGAATGGTCCAAAACGGGACAATTTTATATTTGTTCCCTTCATGATGTAATATTCAGGATAATTATCATGGTGTAGTAAACCCCATGAAAATTCACTAGGGGATGGATCTTGTGGACTCTTCCATGATGTTATTTTCCAATCATGTCCCAATTTTAAGCTTCTTCCCAATTTCATCCCTGGCAGCAATGTGTCGGACGGATAGTCAAAGCTCTGCCACAAGTACCCTTGTCGGTCATTCCCCACCACAAGATTGCCACTATCCAATAGCACAGCCACTGAATTGTTATTCAGTGCTTGTTCCTGAATGTTTGTGAACCACACGACAGTGTCATCTTGTGTGAGGACGAGGTTGCCTGTCATGTTCACAGTTAACATGATGTCCTTTGAACCGTTGACTGGGTTGGCTCTGTTTGCAACCCAAACGACTTTCCGAACAGGGATGTTCTTGAACCAGATGCCGAGGTATGTTTTGATAGAGTTACCGTCCGGGCGGAAGAAACCGAGTTCAAAGGTTCCATCTTTGGACACCAAGGTTTTGCCATTGGTGAGGGGTTGTGACAAATGAATGGAGTCAGCTGCTATGGAAAGTTTGTAAGGGAGAAGGAGGAGTATGTAGGTAAGTGTGATTATGAATGTGATGATAATGTCCATTTGTGTGATACAAATTGGTTATTCGGATACAGGGAGATGAGGTATATCTCTATATATATGAACTAGGATTTTAGCCCGtctccgtgcaatgcacggacgagcagttcttcaatttatcatatttattcaatcaatttatttaacTCAATCTATTTAAATCACATACCAATTATTGTAACATTTACTAATCACAACACAAAATATGGCTTAACCGAAACATAGGCATCAACAACTAATTATAAACATTAATATGTACAACaaaagttgtttttttatttatctttgtCAAAATAACTTGAACACAATTACAATGTTAAAGTTTCTGTTATAAATATATGAAGCCTTATTGTACAAACTCACTCAAGCAATTGACCTACTTACACAAGAAAATGACCCCATGCTAGTCATGTAAACAAATGATGATCAAGtgaaaaaactattttaatctACTTTCAAGTATGATTACCTCTGAGAGCAGTTGGGGGTGAGTACATGAAAATCATGATTACTGTTACTTTTGTACTACTAATTAGTATATTATATGTACTGATAAGTCAAATAAGTAAATATCTTACCTGGATGCACAAAGAAGAagatattagaaaataaaatttgttaaATACCTATTTGTCACATGATCGAAGATATACAAAGAGATAGAGCTGAATGTCTCTTCTCCATGTTCGGCAATTAGCAGCAACAACGACGCTGACGGGAAGCCTAATTGCTGCACAAAGTGGGACGAACACAAGTTTGTCCATTGTTGAACAGAAAACGAAACAAAGCtcatatcacaaacaatggAAGGCTGAAAAGGGAAGGAGAGAATAAGGAAGTTAATTTTATTATGACAAATTCACGTCTctgggaaaagaaaaacaaagatcaTAGACCTGCCCTAAcatttaacaaaaaattaaatttcctcattcaacaaaaaaaatattaggccGTCCAGAGTTTCAGAAAATTAATTGGCTCACAGAGCTAATTTCtagttaaccaaaaaaaattaacatacttactcaaaaaaaagaaaaataacataagtttcataaaaaaaaactctacacgattaggaaaaatgaaaaaaatcatgcCCCACTCAGTTCACATGAAATAAGTGGACCATCACAACACTCAAGTAAAACAACtatcttacattttttttagaaatatcCTAGTTATCAAATAATGTTATTACATAATTCATCCACAAGTTTCGAACCCTGTAccattcacacttaacccttctgatcccctacgtcaaattagtcctatcacttCGGCTGACATTCGAAGAAaatcctaactttcacttcatattgaattccaaagctaaataatattaactctaaaatactatgacatataataagaaatatatttcaatcttcaaagtgaatcAAAAAGATGCTCTTAATAGATCTATTTGTAACAGTGTTTcatccacaagcttcgaaccctgtaccattcacacttaaccctttcgatcccctacgtcaaattagtcctaccacttcggctaacattcgaagaaaaaattaactttcacttcatattaaattccaaagctaaataatatcaattcTAAAATACCATGACATGTAGAAAATACCATGACCAAAAGTATGTAAAAACATACATATAGAAAAATCAATGAAGCTAACCTTCTCCATCTCTAGAGTCCTTTGCAAATCAACGGTGGTGACACCACATTGTCTTGAAAATGCTCTCTACCGTTCATACTTCGCTAGGATCTTAAAACCCAAGATACCAACAAGGAAAAAGTTGATCTTTTTTTCTCAAACTAATAACTTCGAGTGAATCATaccccaaaaacaaaaaaccaagcaaaaaaaagagagagaagaaaatGGTCAGGAAATCCGCTGCAAGCCCGCGACCCAGAATGAAACACTTAATTGAGGAGGAAACGGAAAATAAATCAGTTTGCTACTGTCTACAAAATTTTGGACCAAGCAACAACTGAATTATGGGAGTGCAAAGATAACCCACATTGACTTTTTATATTCAGACAACCAATACACAGGAGGACTCGATTAGAAAAGTAGGTAACCTGAACACCTATAATATATTTTACCAATAAACATCTACCATTGGAATTTTTTCTATTGAAACGTAGATTCGGCTGTCAAAAAGTAAAATCAAAATTGCAATCTGAAAAACAACATGAACACATTTCATTTAATCACAATATGTTACATAGGTGGGCTGCTAAATAAGTTAGCTTAAAAAGTCATTCCCAAATATAAAAAATCATCTCTTTTGTGACTCAGAAGTATTGGTTGGGCAAGCTGACTTTTAGCATAACATCTTCTTGGGATGAATTTGCAGGTCTTTGACTCATCAAACTCCAACAATTGCGCAAGTAAAAGCGAAAAAAGTAAATGGCAGGTCTTTTAGAATCTGCTATCTCTGCATGCATTCctcaaaaccaagtattttgcaGCCTTTATTTCTTCCTTGTGTTGATTACTTCCACCTGAACCATGGAAGCTGCTTATGTCGTCTCAAACAAATCTTCAGATTCCTTGATTTTTCCAGTTAGAGATGCAAACTCCTCAACTTTCAGTATCatttgaatcttaaactgagaCTTCTACCTTTTTCATGTGAGACAACATTCTCAATGGCTTTTTGATCTACCGTTTTTGCTTTTACAACTTGTTTGCAAGAAAAGCTCTAGCTTCTGctccatttcttcttcttcaaatttTTCCTCAAGGGAAGCCCAGGGAGGTTTCTTCTTCAGAAACTTGCTGTAGTGTCTCTGCAGTTTcacaaagagagagaaagaagttcAGAAGTTcagcaaataaaaaaaacccaATGGTGACAACTATATTATTGAACTAATCCACCATGAGCAAGCTCTACCTGTAGAGATACAAATTTAAACAATATCAGCAATTCATTGAAGCTATCTTGTTTTTCCCCCAACTTTTGGTAGGAGTAATTGCAGTTGTCAGAACAATAAAGCTTGTAATTGTAAGATATAACCAACCTGTAAACAGTGACCATCAAAATCATAACCATCGCACCCACGAATTGCATCCTCAGCATCTTGAGTGTCTTCAAACTGCAATACAGTGCCCTCAATTAGGATAAACCAAAATATAAAGAAATAGACAGAAATTCATATCAAACTTTGTAGATGCAGACTCACCTCTACAAACGCATAGCTAGGAGGCCTTGGCGGAACCTTTAGGTCAATATGAGTTATTTTTCCATACTACAAATACAAAGTGAAATTTATAAGCATATGACAACCAGCCTGAAAATCAAGAAACAACGTAGAAAAACCCAATATAACATTAAAAAGATGGTCAACCAATAAATTGGCTAGGAAAATGAACATTGGGCATATAATTTAGATCGTGCATGAGCTAGGTCACTAACATATCCTTTGTCTTCATTTGACCCCAATAATGGATTGGATCGAAACGACTTTCCAGTTGAACCCCTTTGTGTCTATGAATTTCTGACTGCGCGAAATCTCAGTAgccaatttttcatttttcattctgAATTCCAAATATGATGGAAAAGGAAACAATAGAAAAACCTGATAATTTCCAATTATAAAAAACATATTCAACTTACCAAttaatagaagaagaaaaaaatgtgaaaattgGAAAAAATGACTTGAACAACTATAACCCTGTAACTATGAAACATTCTTAATAAATGCACTTATTTACCTATAAGAAAGCCAAGTGCAGAGAAAACCCCACTGCAGCATTTTTCTGATTCCAATCACTGAAGGTTGTAAAGCTCCATATGTAACCAGTCGTTATTACTATGGCTAGATGCTCTAACACATGAGATATGTGTCCTTTGAATACAACACTAAACCATCGGAGTTTCCCctcctcttctttcttctttgtcTCATTTCTCCTTGTAAAAGAATTCTCTCATGATTCTTTTTCGTCCTATTAAAAGGTAAACTGCAATAAACCACATTATATAGATCCAAGTCGTCACATATATCTTTTTAAATCTAGATTTGGGAATATAAGCTACACTTAACTTAATCAATGAATCATTGGAGGATTGATAATGCTACTTGGGTGATGAAGAAGTTAAAAAACCAATTAATAACTatataaagaagaagaagaaaataagattGATGAAAGACCTTTTATGATGGAGAGTAACATCAAGCCACATAAAACATATTGCCTTGGAAAAGTTAAGGGAGggaataaaaacagaaaacctaGTCTCACACGGAACAAAACCCTATCCTTTACCACCAGGCAAGCATTTTAATGGTTCTATTCTCTTAAGCTGATATCCATATAatcaaaactccaaaaattTATGGAAACTAAATTTCATGGGGATTGGAAGTTAAGTTAAATGTGATGTGATGCCAATTTAATGGTACCTGCGTACTTGGGAGTTATAGGAGATCCCATGTCTATAGAAGATGCAGCTGGAAGCAATGTGCTAGTACTGGCTTCTTCAACTCTGCCTCTGCCTCCCCTTGGTGACCAGTGCTTTCCCTCTGAAATCCTGAATCGTCATTGTTCTCCTATCCAAAAGCTGAAACCCAAACAAATAAGAAATTCAAGCTGAGAACATGggtgaaaagaaaagagagtcCCAAAAGTAAACTTGCTATTAATATCATGAAACCCACACTAAAAAACACCCCCTTGAAAGTTTAGAGCTGAAAAAATATCCACAAATAAATCACCAATAGTAGGTTATTTTCCCCAAAAACTAAGCTACATTTCTGTATCTTTTGAACCAGAATTTAACATAATAACATCCTTCACGTACATATCTTACTCAACCAGTACAAAAAATTTACATCATAAATTACAGTCACATGTTAAACTGCAAATGTCATTTTTATCTACATCTTTACCTAGAAGTTATGAGGTTGCGCTTGTAGATCAACAAAATATTACAGGATAGCGGCATGGTTAAATTACTTCATACTTGATGCTGAATAAGTTTCATTTCTAGAAGAAAAGTGTCAGCAGTTGGCTGCAATGGACATATATAGCACACATCAAGTTATCAAAACATGAAGAATAAGTTATATAACAAACCAATGATAGTTATAAACCCACTTATCAGTTATGAATTATGATCAAAGCTTGGCCTGCTGACATTCTgctaaagtaaaataaaagaagaaaaaaggtaCATAGAAAATAGCACTTTGCAAATAATCTGAATGTATCAACCTGCATACTGAAGTTTGTCATGTTGGCCCACCACCAAAACCCAAATCGCCACAAATGCATTCACTATGTACATTAAAGTCCAGTTAGGGATGAAGAATAGCAATTTCTCTGCAGCATTTTCTATCTTGTAGAGGAAGAACTCTAACCCAAGAAAAgcacagcaaaaaaaaaaaccagatcTGACAATCCTATTCCAACCACGAACACCACACACACTCCTCCACATCAAGAAGCTAGGTATGAGAGCTACCTCcaccaaaaacaaaaattaatcaCACAGACTTTTCAACCATTAATTGCAATAATACAGGAATGCTTATGACATTTGCAATCTCAGATCATATAGGAACTAAACTACCAGAAAGTATTGAAGAAATAGCCGAGCCAAAGTTGGGAAGACAAATAGGTATTTTGAGACTTGAGCGAGCAGAAGAGAGTCATGTGCAATTGTACATTGGGAGTATAAATCAGAACTGTTTATCTTAATCCAATGGCTATCATTTATTGCTCTCGTCTTTCACAATAAAACACTCCTCTCACTTGATATGTCCTCGTTTTAACTGttttattatgattataattATTATACAATAACGTTGTTATTGTTAGATTATGCTGCAACACTCGAAATACGCCAATGattaaaatatatatgaatGTAGAATTTGATTGAGCAAATGTAACTTTAAAAAGCTCATTTAATTCAATTAGTTTTCAAACAGATGCAATAGAACACATAAGACCATACGTAAAAATAAGtacattcaataaacacttccAAGGCATAATCAACATGAATGACATTGCTGCCTATATGTTACTTAAAACACATCCTCATTTAAGTGCTTATAAATCTACCATACGGGATTACATGCTCCTAACTTTGGAAATCATGAAATGTATTCCAATTAATGATCATTTGTGATTTAATCATGGAATGAAAAACTTAGATCAACTGTTATTCTAATCCATACCAATACCAAATTTCAAATAATGATTTATAAATGAGgtataaaacaaataaataaccCACAGATCTTTACTAATTAACCGTGAACACATTGCTTGGTTTAGACTCAAAAGTATGACCATAAAGATTAATGGTAAATTTTGGCATACTGTGCGATTGGAAAACCTTAGTTgaacaaatataaaattaaagagCTGGTAGAATTCAAATAATTTTCATATAGATAAGGAAGAGGCAGAGACAGGAGAATTAAAAATCTTTATGAACCGAGTTAATCTTGATATTTTgcagaaataaaataaaactggaATGGTGCTATGGCCTAAATTTTTTAGTTACAAACTCCATGatcaaaaaaggaaaatagatTAAGTAAGGTATCAAAGACTACTACATTATCAATTCTGCATCAACTTGGTATCAGATTGTTGCTAGGTtaactaaataaaattttaataaaatgcaCAAGCACAAGTCTAAAATATAAGACCACATACATACTATAACACTTGTGTTTACCTTCTCAATCTGTGACATGTCCAACATTAGCTCATCCGTTGGAGAACCCCCATTTCTCCATCATTGATTTAGAAAGCATAATCTTATAGTCTGTACTACGCAGCTTTTTCTCAGTTACAAAAGGCTCTGCAATGAAACAGTCCAAAGCTTCAGCAGAAAAATTTAACACATTAAAACATGCCAAATTAATATTATGAAAGAACCAAGTTATCCAAGGTGACAAGGCCAACAGATCTATAAATTCCATCTACCACAAGTGTTTGTCTGTAGAAATCAGCTTTTCAGCTAAGAACTCTCTCTACAAAGTTTTGTTTATAGACTTCTTCTCAATACAAAATAAGATAATCTAAAAACACAATGGGTGGAAGTGAtacttttaaattaaataatatggTTCAGCAGTGATTTAAGATACCCctaaatttttctatttttcaaatattataAAGGAAAAGACATCATTTACTCCTGTTTTAGTTATTTTCCACAAGTATATATGTTCTAAGGGCATAGTAAAAACTACAGGCCACTTAAAAGAACAAGCAGATTAAATACAAGAGGCAGCAGATAATTAGCATTGCTCTCTCTTGGTTATGCataatatttgaataaaagacACATCATGGTCTGAGGTTTAAGTAGAGAACACACTGCACCTTCTGCAGAACACGCTTATACTCCACAAGTTCATTGCAATTTTTCACCATTTGCATTCATCTCAGTTAACTCTAACTCGATCTCTAAAAGTTTTACCTATTACAAGGCGAACATATGTCAGCTCGTAAAGTAAATTAAAAGAAAGGAGAAAACAACTTTGTCAACAAACATATTCACATACCTCAAGGTTATCAATGTTCACAACAACCTGTGTTGCAGACAGTTTTGGTGAAACACCTGCCTTCAACATTTGTTCCTTGAAAAATCGTAATTCGCGAGCCATCTCTCAACATTTTTTTATCTTCAAAAGGACCGATATTGATCCCCCAAACATAACCAAAAGCATATCcgtattttatatttaaaaaataatcaaaacaaAGAGAAGGAAACACAATGAGCTAGGAGGACAACAAATCCTACTTAATTGAAGAGGAAAACACAAAATGGGAAATATAAGAGCATAATGGAGAAAAAAACTGCCCAATCCAATCACATGTCTGTTAAGGGAACCTGAACCTCCTTTCAAACATCATATACTTCACACCACATAGATGCTACCCACTCTTAGGCTAAATCAACTTTGTGCCAAAAAACTTCCTTAAAGACAGCTTATGCTCTGAACATACAATTAGTAAATGCAGcaaaagttaaaatttaaatttgtgcATGAATGTAAGAACTGAAGGTCACACAAGTATAGATATAAATCAAAAACAGGATAAAGATATAACCTCTGCATCAATTAGGATGAGATGAATAGGATATGGTCTTGAAGAATGGCAGGACGTTGTGCTGATGATGCGAGATGACGAAGATGGTTCAGAAAGGCTGAGTTGTGTTGCCGTGTTGGATGGGTTGGAAGCGAGATGACGGAAtgcaagagaagagaagaagttgGAAGAAGGTTGATCATGTGAGATGACGGAGATGATTCAGAAAGACTGAGCTGTGTTGCCGTGTTGGATGGGTGTAGCCGTGTAGGTACTGGACTTGGACTAGGGCCCATTAAAATAATAATGCAAAAAGGAAatcaagaaaaaataaaaaaaccaggATAAGATGAAAAACGGTTGAGAATTgagattgaaattgaaatcaatGGCCAAGATGAAAAGTTCTCTTATGAATAGTG
This portion of the Lotus japonicus ecotype B-129 chromosome 3, LjGifu_v1.2 genome encodes:
- the LOC130743150 gene encoding G-type lectin S-receptor-like serine/threonine-protein kinase At4g27290 isoform X1, whose translation is MDIIITFIITLTYILLLLPYKLSIAADSIHLSQPLTNGKTLVSKDGTFELGFFRPDGNSIKTYLGIWFKNIPVRKVVWVANRANPVNGSKDIMLTVNMTGNLVLTQDDTVVWFTNIQEQALNNNSVAVLLDSGNLVVGNDRQGYLWQSFDYPSDTLLPGMKLGRSLKLGHDWKITSWKSPQDPSPSEFSWGLLHHDNYPEYYIMKGTNIKLSRFGPFNGQNPSGVPEIRYLTTSTDPLQNRYEFVTNKDESFYRYSYNTTNPVISIIVLNQATVFRYVWVEQDQIWRTYRSFPKDKCDTYGLCGAYGNCIIKRGQMCQCIKGFSPKSPQAWTLTDWSGGCVRDKPLSCNNGTQKDGFIKFGGLKVPDTAHASLNETMGLEECRDKCLNNCSCMAYTNSNINGGGSGCVMWFGDLIDIRHFDDGGQDLYIRMPTSMLGTEHRRERRIIIYITIASICGLLLPCLYFVWRVHKKIVERSQRHMADIDLPLFDLTTIDAATDGFSMNKKIGEGGFGPVYWGKLTNGQEIAVKKLSSLSSQGMTEFITEVKLIAQLQHRNLVRLLGCCIEGQERILIYEYMDNGCLHSFIFDNIKGKLLKWPQRLNIICGVCRGLVYLHQDSRLRIIHRDLKASNILLDQDLNPKISDFGTARTFGGDQTEGNTKRIIGTYGYMAPEYVAKGIFSVKSDVFSFGVLLLEIICGIRNKAYYHTDDNLNLVGQAWTLWKEGRASELIDSNIENSYVVSEVLRCMHVGLLCIQQNPNDRPTMTSVMLMLESEMRLEVPKEPGFFYSNISPDSCLSRSRRDRSLAYDVTFSSFGPR
- the LOC130743150 gene encoding receptor-like serine/threonine-protein kinase SD1-8 isoform X2, yielding MDIIITFIITLTYILLLLPYKLSIAADSIHLSQPLTNGKTLVSKDGTFELGFFRPDGNSIKTYLGIWFKNIPVRKVVWVANRANPVNGSKDIMLTVNMTGNLVLTQDDTVVWFTNIQEQALNNNSVAVLLDSGNLVVGNDRQGYLWQSFDYPSDTLLPGMKLGRSLKLGHDWKITSWKSPQDPSPSEFSWGLLHHDNYPEYYIMKGTNIKLSRFGPFNGQNPSGVPEIRYLTTSTDPLQNRYEFVTNKDESFYRYSYNTTNPVISIIVLNQATVFRYVWVEQDQIWRTYRSFPKDKCDTYGLCGAYGNCIIKRGQMCQCIKGFSPKSPQAWTLTDWSGGCVRDKPLSCNNGTQKDGFIKFGGLKVPDTAHASLNETMGLEECRDKCLNNCSCMAYTNSNINGGGSGCVMWFGDLIDIRHFDDGGQDLYIRMPTSMLGTEHRRERRIIIYITIASICGLLLPCLYFVWRVHKKIVDNIKGKLLKWPQRLNIICGVCRGLVYLHQDSRLRIIHRDLKASNILLDQDLNPKISDFGTARTFGGDQTEGNTKRIIGTYGYMAPEYVAKGIFSVKSDVFSFGVLLLEIICGIRNKAYYHTDDNLNLVGQAWTLWKEGRASELIDSNIENSYVVSEVLRCMHVGLLCIQQNPNDRPTMTSVMLMLESEMRLEVPKEPGFFYSNISPDSCLSRSRRDRSLAYDVTFSSFGPR